One region of Corvus moneduloides isolate bCorMon1 chromosome 1, bCorMon1.pri, whole genome shotgun sequence genomic DNA includes:
- the RAB31 gene encoding ras-related protein Rab-31, whose amino-acid sequence MMAIRELKVCLLGDTGVGKSSIVCRFVQDHFDHNISPTIGASFMTKTVPCGNELHKFLIWDTAGQERFHSLAPMYYRGSAAAVIVYDITKQDSFHTLKKWVKELKEHGPENIVMAIAGNKCDLSDIREVPMKDAKEYAESIGAIVVETSAKNAVNIEELFQGISRQIPPLDPHENSNNGAIKLGRQTSQTGRRCC is encoded by the exons GATACTGGGGTTGGGAAATCGAGCATCGTTTGTCGGTTTGTCCAGGACCACTTTGACCATAATATTAGTCCTACTATTGG agCATCCTTCATGACTAAAACTGTGCCCTGTGGGAATGAGCTTCATAAATTTCTGATCTGGGACACAGCTGGTCAGGAACGG TTTCATTCCTTGGCTCCAATGTACTACCGAGGTTCAGCAGCAGCCGTGATAGTGTATGATATCACCAAACAG GATTCATTTCATACTTTGAAAAAATGGGTGAAAGAACTAAAAGAACATGGTCCTGAAAACATTGTAATGGCCATCGCTGGAAACAAATGTGATCTTTCTGATATCAG ggAGGTTCCTATGAAGGATGCCAAAGAATATGCAGAATCTATAGGTGCAATTGTTGTTGAAACCAGTGCAAAGAATGCTGTTAACATTGAAGAACTTTTTCAAGGCATAA GTCGGCAAATTCCACCCTTAGATCCTCATGAAAACAGTAACAATGGAGCAATCAAACTTGGAAGGCAGACTTCACAGACGGGTAGGCGGTGCTGCTGA